In Chloroflexota bacterium, one genomic interval encodes:
- the dnaX gene encoding DNA polymerase III subunit gamma/tau, translated as MAAQVLYRKWRPQRFADVVGQEHVTTTLLNALASGRVAHAYLFCGPRGTGKTSLGRIFAKAVNCQKNGKGEPCNECEICLSISEGRALDLIEIDAASNRSIDDVQSLRDKVNFSPNQARYKVYLIDEVHQLSRDAASALLKTLEEPPPHTLFILATTDPQKLLATIVSRCQRFDLRRVPMSDVAQRLTQIAKAEGLDVSPEALAAIARATGGSLRDAIGLLEQLAIGQAKRLDIQDIRELLGIGGEVQARRLAIAALTGDTSGGLAAITEAMNEGLEVASFHREVLLQLRGILLLKSGARETVDLSAEQQQEVMNATSAVPVERVVRAIKTFAQQDLRQTGSSPLPLEVALIESATALAAEPQPVAARPQAAPAPARPAPPPARPLSSSPEGYRSYGERAPARPPIQQAPPARPSSPPPARPENRPPVPAAVASSSATISTNPDLFIRLRESWRFVADACKGKGQKMKLDALLRSGRPTGLEGDSVVIGFPNQFFIDKMKEEIENPGTRVALEEAFAKVLGKRHQVKCVISTRDERPAAGGHLLKAAVEEMGAKIVGGGPQP; from the coding sequence ATGGCAGCACAAGTCCTCTATCGCAAGTGGCGTCCCCAGCGCTTCGCCGATGTGGTAGGCCAAGAGCACGTCACTACCACCCTCCTCAACGCCCTTGCCTCCGGCCGCGTCGCCCATGCCTACCTCTTCTGCGGCCCCCGTGGCACAGGCAAGACCAGTCTGGGCCGCATCTTCGCCAAGGCCGTCAACTGCCAGAAGAACGGCAAAGGCGAGCCCTGCAATGAGTGCGAGATCTGCCTCTCTATCTCCGAAGGCCGCGCCCTCGATCTCATCGAGATAGATGCCGCCAGCAACCGCTCAATAGACGATGTCCAGAGCCTGCGCGATAAGGTCAACTTCTCCCCCAACCAGGCCCGCTACAAGGTCTATCTGATAGACGAAGTCCACCAGCTCTCCCGCGATGCCGCCAGCGCCCTTCTCAAAACCCTGGAAGAGCCTCCGCCCCACACCCTCTTCATCCTCGCCACCACCGACCCGCAGAAGCTCCTGGCCACTATCGTCTCCCGTTGCCAGCGCTTCGACCTCCGCCGCGTCCCCATGTCCGACGTCGCCCAGCGCCTCACCCAGATCGCCAAGGCGGAAGGGCTCGATGTCTCGCCGGAGGCCCTCGCCGCCATCGCCCGCGCCACTGGCGGTAGCCTTCGCGATGCCATCGGCCTCCTGGAACAGCTTGCCATCGGCCAGGCCAAGCGACTCGATATCCAGGACATCCGCGAGCTTCTCGGCATCGGCGGCGAAGTCCAGGCCCGCAGGCTCGCCATCGCCGCCCTTACCGGCGATACCTCGGGCGGACTGGCCGCCATCACGGAGGCGATGAACGAAGGCCTGGAGGTCGCCTCCTTCCACCGGGAAGTCCTCCTCCAGCTCCGCGGCATCCTCCTTCTCAAATCAGGCGCAAGAGAGACCGTGGACCTCTCCGCGGAGCAACAGCAGGAGGTCATGAACGCCACCAGCGCCGTCCCCGTGGAGCGTGTCGTCCGCGCCATAAAGACCTTCGCCCAGCAAGACCTGCGGCAGACGGGCAGCTCACCCCTTCCGCTGGAAGTCGCTCTCATCGAATCGGCCACCGCCCTCGCCGCCGAGCCCCAGCCCGTCGCCGCGCGGCCCCAGGCCGCTCCGGCCCCTGCGCGGCCTGCGCCGCCGCCTGCGCGCCCACTCTCCTCGTCGCCTGAAGGCTATCGCTCTTACGGCGAACGCGCTCCCGCGCGCCCTCCGATACAACAAGCGCCGCCTGCGCGGCCCTCCTCGCCGCCTCCGGCGCGGCCGGAGAACCGCCCGCCGGTCCCTGCGGCCGTAGCCTCCTCCTCGGCGACCATCTCCACCAACCCCGATCTCTTCATCCGGCTCAGAGAGAGCTGGCGCTTTGTGGCGGACGCCTGCAAAGGCAAGGGCCAGAAGATGAAGCTGGACGCCCTGCTGCGCAGCGGCAGGCCCACGGGCCTGGAGGGCGATTCTGTCGTCATCGGCTTTCCCAACCAGTTCTTCATAGATAAAATGAAAGAGGAAATCGAGAACCCCGGCACCCGCGTCGCCCTGGAAGAGGCCTTCGCCAAGGTCCTGGGCAAGCGCCACCAAGTGAAGTGCGTCATCTCCACCCGCGATGAACGCCCGGCCGCCGGAGGCCATCTGCTCAAGGCGGCCGTCGAAGAGATGGGCGCGAAAATCGTCGGAGGAGGCCCCCAGCCGTGA
- a CDS encoding YbaB/EbfC family nucleoid-associated protein — protein MNKNLIRQAQQLQARIQKAQEELGTLTAEASAGGGMVTVVVTGDQRVKSIKIAKDAVSPDDVEALEDLVLAAVSEGLEKSRQLAAAHLQKATGGMNIPGLM, from the coding sequence ATGAACAAGAACCTCATTCGCCAGGCCCAGCAGCTCCAGGCCCGCATCCAGAAAGCACAGGAGGAGCTGGGCACCCTCACCGCCGAGGCGAGCGCCGGGGGCGGCATGGTCACCGTCGTCGTCACCGGGGACCAGCGCGTCAAGTCCATCAAGATCGCCAAGGACGCCGTCAGCCCGGATGACGTGGAAGCCTTGGAGGACCTCGTCCTTGCCGCCGTCAGCGAAGGCCTGGAAAAGTCCCGCCAGCTTGCCGCCGCCCACCTCCAGAAGGCCACCGGAGGCATGAACATCCCGGGGCTGATGTAA